A genomic segment from Sesamum indicum cultivar Zhongzhi No. 13 unplaced genomic scaffold, S_indicum_v1.0 scaffold00124, whole genome shotgun sequence encodes:
- the LOC105179116 gene encoding cingulin-like, which translates to MSSLPIPELVESMAKLFYLGQFDEVKNILMDRENMIRTQMESLGRDALERMQGMTELERSKFEERLRDSQRECETLKEKIATLNADRESNDGARRGQEGLVGVCEDHTKMLEARNVIILELNKKLTLLENQILEGDQVVRVCQDKLKGFEERMVQLDVEVETLKQQKMEANETVEQLKHELSKFERREEKLRKKNMEACELLEQLRQQILAAEAHTMRSDEAIKKLKRKELEADRTVQKLRREVLAGEEHKKMSNRMLDKMRAKESEDVRRMQELRKQNLEASRTVEELRQQVLAAEENKKICDQAIEEIRARQLEDIRTVEELKSRHLQTSETMEELRQHILAAEDRKKISDQTIDEMKARKSEDIRTVEELSRQQYEVSRAMKELRRQKLEAYNAAEIHKRRYENLAPMAEGLASLLKVEVDDLVNLVTVEDKSLTAEGNEGLIFRVSKDGKRCLRNDSAEGAGNADVIVVVKSLGDRNLPESSWTKHGDTIVYNAYQTSSPVQSDYATAQAECNYGDQENRSRKLLDSGGHAGSGLEFRMSVSEQLMIQTCCSHELTPYRADAGVIIDIIDSDDETTEPAYISTPPNQTNKQKDYASEVSLISQKRKRSEFEIDWQKGDENIVGEASDSQILKYDDFNERTPIHNLNNRVLQRTWMFPSDMLKAFMEDDELCMNAVCALYRQQVSASKSNAGFAGIFHHFEAMSGCALAEYLIGEDPELKLRKSRAEVKEQFPCAINLCRRIATDYYENLFALYCNGDDPFFRS; encoded by the exons ATGAGTTCTTTACCGATCCCTGAACTGGTAGAGAGCATGGCAAAGTTATTTTATCTAGGTCAGTTTGATGAGGTCAAGAATATACTAATGGACCGTGAAAACATGATTAGAACCCAGATGGAAAGTCTTGGTCGTGATGCACTTGAGAGAATGCAGGGCATGACCGAGCTTGAGAGATCGAAATTTGAGGAGAGATTGAGGGACAGTCAGAGAGAGTGCGAGACACTGAAGGAGAAAATCGCGACGTTGAATGCAGATAGAGAGTCGAATGATGGAGCAAGGAGGGGACAGGAAGGATTAGTTGGGGTTTGTGAGGATCATACTAAGATGTTAGAGGCGAGAAACGTGATAATATTAGAGCTGAATAAGAAGTTGACTCTGCTGGAAAATCAGATTCTTGAAGGGGATCAGGTTGTGAGAGTATGTCAGGATAAGCTTAAGGGTTTCGAGGAGAGGATGGTGCAGCTGGACGTGGAGGTGGAGACACTGAAGCAACAAAAGATGGAAGCTAATGAAACCGTGGAGCAACTGAAGCACgaattgtcaaaatttgaaCGGAGGGAGGAGAAActgaggaaaaagaatatggAGGCTTGTGAGCTTCTGGAGCAGTTAAGGCAACAAATTTTGGCTGCCGAAGCGCACACAATGAGGTCTGATGAAGCCATAAAGAAACTGAAGCGGAAAGAATTGGAGGCTGATCGGACGGTGCAGAAGTTGAGGCGAGAGGTATTGGCTGGAGAAGAGCACAAAAAGATGAGTAATCGAATGTTGGATAAAATGAGGGCCAAAGAGTCAGAAGACGTTCGTAGAATGCAGGAactaagaaaacaaaatttggaGGCTTCTCGGACTGTGGAGGAGTTGAGGCAGCAGGTATTGGCTGCAGAAGAGAACAAAAAGATCTGTGATCAGGCAATAGAGGAAATAAGGGCCAGACAGTTGGAAGACATTCGGACAGTGGAGGAACTAAAAAGCCGACATTTGCAGACTTCGGAAACCATGGAGGAATTGAGGCAGCATATATTGGCTGCAGAAGACCGCAAAAAGATATCCGATCAAACCATAGATGAAATGAAGGCCAGAAAATCTGAAGACATCCGGACAGTGGAGGAACTCAGCCGCCAACAGTATGAAGTTTCTCGGGCAATGAAGGAGTTGAGGCGCCAAAAGCTAGAGGCTTATAATGCTGCTGAAATTCATAAAAGGAGGTATGAGAATTTGGCGCCAATGGCAGAGGGACTAGCCAGTTTGTTAAAGGTGGAAGTCGATGATCTGGTAAATCTAGTAACTGTCGAGGATAAGTCTCTCACTGCAGAGGGGAATGAGGGTCTGATTTTCCGAGTTTCTAAGGATGGAAAACGGTGTTTGAGAAATGACAGTGCTGAGGGTGCAGGGAATGCTGATGTTATTGTGGTTGTTAAATCACTAG GTGATAGAAACTTGCCTGAGTCTTCTTGGACAAAACACGGAGATACCATTGTTTACAATGCATATCAGACATCTTCCCCTGTCCAATCTGATTATGCCACGGCTCAAGCTGAGTGCAACTATGGAGACCAAGAAAATCGGTCTAGAAAATTACTGGACTCCG GTGGACATGCCGGCTCAGGCTTGGAGTTCAGGATGTCTGTCAGTGAGCAGTTAATGATCCAAACATGTTGTTCCCATGAACTTACGCCTTATCGTGCAGATGCTGGAGTTATTATTGACATCATTGACAGTGATGACGAAACAACTGAACCTGCCTATATTAGTACTCCACCCAATCagacaaataaacaaaaggaCTACGCCTCCGAGGTTTCTCTCATTTCCCAGAAACGGAAAAGAAGCGAATTTGAAATTGACTGGCAGAAAGGAGATGAGAACATCGTCGGGGAAGCAAGTGATTCTCAAATACTTAAGTATGATGACTTCAATGAGAGGACACCTATACATAACCTCAACAATCGAGTACTTCAGAGGACATGGATGTTTCCATCCGACATGCTGAAGGCCTTCATGGAGGATGACGAGCTCTGCATGAACGCCGTGTGCGCACTCTACAGACAGCAAGTTTCTGCATCAAAATCTAATGCTGGTTTTGCTGGAATATTTCACCACTTTGAAGCAATGAG CGGATGTGCCTTGGCTGAGTATCTGATCGGTGAGGATCCAGAGCTGAAGCTAAGGAAATCCAGAGCTGAAGTAAAAGAACAATTCCCCTGTGCTATCAATCTCTGCCGGAGGATTGCAACAGATTACTACGAGAATCTGTTTGCATTGTACTGCAACGGAGACGATCCCTTCTTCAGATCATGA
- the LOC105179156 gene encoding interaptin-like: protein MARRRWKGSLMPFSTHIDPEKEEQLNWVKIETENQVKRILKLTKSLNYGNKERNLKKRLEVIQLIEDFQKQYESLYSLYEDLREKVKKKVGPGEDDCSSSYNSDSEAYYSSGEFNVRRSKISSYVPKFFGTDYNQDSDSSDLEDTILKDKLTSSSEVKRTMNPDLLSAFAKPLEFGEIVKDLKVQGEESEKMSQRLDQIKDLEVQVASLKLANSTLYMQKTKLEEHLKYSSDQIVQMNEKMTNRLAQIKDLEGHVASLKLENSTLYMQKRELEEHLEDSSDQIVQMNEKITSLEAQIVEFAATAKENECLVAQANDMQLQLTIVEHEKDDLEGRLEHESKQRSDQVKALWEQVNSLQQELASVNTQKEELELELKRKMKETSECLLQIEGLRNELMSNEKGVKDLELEIHTLSSKKSNLEEQVKKINHQMFQSNVEKEKLHGKISDLQIALSERENELSTEQKKSESCQNIMSMKTKSLTEEVENLRVKLDNMQNERNSLEVEFQNKQKQLQMELVREKHESTLSISQLEKMNAELINKVAYQQKTLLELEAVIRELKDENAEAQTKLAYCKSNFPILERKVDEMAEEFRKQCEDKYRMLSRRIRVAEQLQVENKEWYRKTRESYEQENKDLKERVERTENGLKTVKEMTLTANDMLTSLDSMALKFEECTANFLNRISKASCELKFAKDWAMRKNRALLHVKDDLDCLLAQLDDKEAEILVFREKFWKSENKVRELEKMMKEKEDAMLGFKEEKREAIRQLCVWIDYHRGRSDYYKKMVSEMKASRGRASCDLQPREIGEGSRKEMPKHRWRGSLKSFFGSHIDPEKDEELRGFKAEIDGKVLQILKLLKEEDDNDRKEPIANLIEDFHSHYQSLYARYDHLTGELRKKAHGNHGKDSSSSSSDSSDSDDSPRKKGKKSGEAENNFENHAVRVKQELEMALLEISELKRKLAVTTEEKEALHLEYQSALTKAQEAHSIMMETANEKQKELESLLSQKIESEAQLEKRVQEISEFLIQIESLKEELDNKNSELKRSTNENESLSSQVKDLELELSSLSNLKAELEEQVKGKSGEISNFLIQIETLKEDMENRIKEQQTTLEEKENLVLQVKDLNLELNSVRSMKNELEEQLRNKNVDLDQLQEEKTKLQIRSSDMERALIEKENELSTLLKKYEDGESEASSKIVALTADVNSLQERLDYLDAQKSEADVILEKKSGEISESLIQIEKLKEEISNQTADGEIVLEQKESLALQLKDLQLELETLRHQKSELEDQMSSKLDEENQLREEKGALENKISELEKTLLEKGNEVIAIQKSMEDVQTEASAQIAALTEQINSLQQQLELLHSEKSQLEMQIERGKLESTESLALAENQHTELVNKIMEQERRLKERDDAFIKLNEDYKQLEIQFQNCAESLKSSEKKIEEMTEQFHKDIDAKNQEVDQLEESIEDLKRDLEIKEDEISTLVENMRTTEVKQRLTSQKLRITEQLLGEKEENHLKRVEKLQEEQRLLEQRIVTLSGIIAAYKEAQVKLATEISDKVNGTLMGIDTFSMKFEEDYGHLESRIYEIVNELKVTKNWITGNNAEKDKLKKEVASLLQQLKDEKEHELLLTEKIGELEMELQKDEHERKSLTETMKQREQKMGELEKMIEERDEKMGELQRKMNEKDNGILSLGEEKREAIRQLCIWIDHQNNRYDDLKDMVLKAGGRRRQIAI, encoded by the exons ATGGCAAGGCGACGATGGAAGGGATCGTTGATGCCCTTCAGCACTCACATTGATCCTGAAAAGGAGGAACAGCTGAACTGGGTGAAAATAG AAACTGAGAATCAAGTGAAAAGGATATTAAAGCTGACCAAAAGTCTAAACTATGGCAACAAGGAAAGGAACTTGAAGAAAAGGTTGGAGGTGATTCAGCTTATTGAGGATTTCCAGAAGCAGTATGAATCGTTATACTCTTTGTATGAAGACTTAAGAGAGAAGGTGAAGAAAAAAGTTGGTCCCGGAGAAGATGattgttcttcttcttataACTCGGATTCAGAGGCGTATTACTCGTCAGGGGAGTTTAACGTTAGACGCAGTAAAATTAGCAGTTATGTTCCGAAATTTTTTGGTACTGATTATAACCAGGATTCTGATTCTTCAGATTTAGAAGATACTATTCTCAAAGATAAGTTGACTTCTTCAAGTGAAGTGAAGAGAACCATGAATCCTGATTTGCTGTCGGCCTTTGCGAAACCTCTGGAATTTGGGGAAATTGTTAAGGACCTGAAAGTTCAAGGGGAGGAGTCAGAGAAAATGAGCCAGAGGTTGGATCAGATAAAGGATTTAGAAGTACAGGTCGCGAGTTTGAAGCTTGCAAATTCAACACTTTACATGCAGAAAACAAAGTTGGAAGAGCATTTGAAGTATAGTTCAGATCAAATTGTGCAAATGAACGAGAAAATGACCAACAGGTTGGCTCAGATAAAGGATTTAGAGGGTCATGTCGCGAGTTTGAAGCTTGAGAATTCAACACTTTACATGCAGAAAAGAGAGTTGGAAGAGCATTTGGAGGATAGTTCAGACCAAATTGTgcaaatgaatgaaaaaatcacGAGTCTGGAAGCTCAGATTGTGGAATTTGCAGCCACAGCCAAAGAGAATGAATGTCTTGTTGCACAGGCCAATGACATGCAGCTTCAGTTGACTATTGTGGAACATGAGAAAGATGATTTAGAAGGACGGTTGGAGCATGAAAGCAAACAACGGTCGGATCAGGTCAAGGCCCTGTGGGAACAAGTTAACTCTCTGCAGCAGGAGCTAGCGTCTGTGAATACCCAGAAGGAGGAATTGGAGTTAGAacttaaaaggaaaatgaaggAAACATCAGAATGCTTGCTTCAGATAGAGGGTTTGAGAAATGAATTGATGTCGAACGAGAAGGGTGTAAAAGATTTAGAACTAGAGATTCATACCTTAAGCAGCAAGAAGAGTAATCTTGAAGAACAGGtgaagaaaataaaccatCAAATGTTTCAGTCTAACGTTGAAAAGGAAAAGCTACATGGGAAAATTTCTGATCTGCAGATAGCTCTTTCAGAGAGGGAAAATGAACTATCAACTGAGCAAAAGAAATCCGAGTCTTGCCAAAATATCATGTCGATGAAGACCAAATCCTTGACTGAGGAGGTGGAAAATCTCAGGGTCAAGCTGGACAACATGCAAAATGAGAGAAACAGTTTGGAGGTGGAGTtccaaaacaaacaaaagcaaCTGCAGATGGAGCTTGTGAGAGAGAAACATGAGTCGACGTTAAGCATATCCCAGCTGGAGAAAATGAATGCTGAACTGATCAACAAAGTTGCCTATCAGCAGAAAACGCTGCTTGAACTGGAGGCCGTTATAAGAGAGTTGAAAGACGAAAATGCAGAGGCTCAAACAAAATTGGCctattgcaaatcaaatttCCCGATTCTGGAGCGAAAGGTAGACGAAATGGCAGAAGAATTCCGCAAACAGTGTGAAGACAAGTATAGAATGCTGAGCCGGAGGATCAGGGTGGCTGAACAGCTCCAAGTTGAGAACAAAGAATGGTACAGGAAGACAAGAGAGTCCTATGAGCAAGAAAACAAGGACCTCAAAGAAAGGGTAGAAAGAACTGAAAACGGACTAAAAACTGTAAAGGAAATGACCCTTACAGCAAACGACATGCTAACTTCACTAGACTCAATGGCCTTAAAATTTGAGGAGTGCACTGCTAACTTCCTGAATAGGATTTCCAAGGCTTCATGTGAGTTGAAATTTGCAAAGGACTGGGCAATGAGGAAAAACAGAGCACTACTGCACGTGAAAGATGATTTAGACTGCTTACTAGCCCAGCTGGATGACAAAGAAGCAGAGATATTGGTGTTCAGAGAGAAGTTTTGGAAGTCGGAGAATAAAGTGAGGGAGTTGGAGAAGatgatgaaagaaaaagaagatgcaATGCTAGGATTTAAAGAAGAGAAGCGGGAGGCAATAAGGCAGCTATGTGTGTGGATCGACTACCACCGTGGTCGATCAgattattacaagaaaatggtGTCTGAGATGAAAGCAAGTCGCGGGAGGGCATCT TGTGATCTACAACCCAGAGAAATTGGAGAGGGTTCACGGAAAGAAATGCCTAAGCATCGGTGGCGCGGGTCGCTCAAATCCTTCTTTGGCAGTCACATTGATCCTGAGAAAGATGAGGAACTTAGGGGATTTAAAGCAG AAATTGATGGCAAAGTGCTGCAGATCTTAAAGCTTCTTAAAGAAGAAGATGATAATGATAGGAAAGAGCCAATTGCAAATCTTATTGAGGATTTCCACAGTCATTACCAGTCTCTTTATGCACGTTATGATCATCTGACTGGAGAGTTGAGAAAAAAAGCGCACGGCAATCATGGGAAGGACAGTTCCTCATCCAGCTCGGATTCCTCAGACTCCGATGATTCTCCGAggaaaaaaggtaaaaaaagtGGTGAAgctgaaaataattttgagaaccatgCAGTTCGTGTCAAGCAAGAGCTGGAAATGGCACTTCTGGAGATTAGTGAGTTGAAGAGAAAGTTGGCGGTCACCACAGAGGAAAAAGAAGCATTACATCTGGAATATCAAAGTGCTTTGACCAAAGCACAGGAAGCACATAGTATTATGATGGAAACAGCAAATGAAAAGCAGAAGGAGCTGGAGTCTCTGCTCAgccaaaaaattgaatccGAGGCACAGTTGGAAAAAAGAGTTCAAGAAATCTCTGAGTTCCTTATCCAGATAGAGAGTTTAAAAGAAGAATTGGACAACAAAAACTCGGAGCTAAAGAGGAGCACCAATGAAAATGAGAGTCTTTCATCACAGGTGAAGGATCTGGAACTGGAGCTGAGCTCCCTAAGCAATCTAAAAGCTGAACTTGAGGAACAGGTAAAAGGCAAAAGCGGGGAAATTTCGAACTTCCTAATTCAGATAGAGACTCTAAAGGAGGACATGGAGAACAGGATTAAGGAGCAACAGACAACAttggaagagaaagagaacCTTGTATTGCAAGTGAAGGACCTAAATCTCGAGCTCAACTCTGTCCGCAGcatgaaaaatgaattagaAGAGCAGTTGAGGAACAAAAATGTTGATCTTGATCAGTTGCAAGAAGAAAAGACAAAGCTGCAAATTAGAAGTTCTGACATGGAGAGAGCATTGAtagaaaaagagaatgaaCTCTCCACCTTACTGAAGAAATATGAAGATGGAGAGAGTGAAGCATCCAGCAAGATTGTGGCATTGACTGCAGACGTAAATAGTCTTCAAGAGCGATTGGATTACTTGGATGCTCAAAAAAGCGAGGCAGATGTAATTCTTGAGAAAAAGAGTGGAGAAATATCAGAATCACTGATTCAGATAGAAAAGTTAAAAGAGGAAATATCAAACCAAACTGCTGATGGAGAAATAGTTCTGGAGCAGAAGGAAAGCCTAGCATTACAGTTAAAGGATCTGCAACTGGAGCTGGAGACTCTTCGCCATCAGAAAAGTGAACTGGAAGATCAAATGAGTAGCAAACTTGATGAAGAAAATCAGTTGAGGGAGGAGAAGGGTGCTTTAGAGAACAAGATTTCTGAGTTGGAAAAGACACTATTAGAGAAAGGAAATGAGGTCATTGCCATCCAGAAAAGCATGGAGGATGTTCAAACTGAAGCATCTGCTCAAATTGCTGCCCTGACAGAACAGATAAATTCCTTACAGCAGCAGCTGGAATTGCTGCATTCCGAGAAAAGCCAGTTGGAAATGCAAATAGAGAGAGGCAAACTAGAGTCTACAGAGAGTTTGGCTCTGGCTGAGAACCAGCACACTGAATTAGTAAACAAGATTATGGAACAGGAGAGAAGGCTGAAAGAACGGGACGACGCATTCATAAAACTGAATGAGGATTACAAACAACTGGAAATTCAGTTCCAAAACTGTGCTGAGAGTCTCAAATCCTCAGAGAAGAAGATAGAAGAGATGACAGAACAGTTCCACAAAGACATTGATGCAAAGAATCAGGAAGTTGATCAATTGGAAGAAAGTATAGAAGACCTGAAGAGAGATTTGGAGataaaagaagatgaaatcAGTACGTTGGTCGAGAACATGAGAACTACTGAAGTTAAGCAGCGGTTAACAAGTCAGAAACTCCGTATTACTGAACAATTATTAGGCGAGAAGGAAGAGAACCACCTGAAAAGAGTAGAGAAGTTACAGGAAGAGCAAAGGTTGCTTGAGCAGAGGATTGTTACGTTGTCAGGTATAATTGCTGCTTATAAAGAAGCTCAAGTGAAACTGGCGACGGAAATCTCTGATAAGGTGAACGGCACATTAATGGGTATTGATACATTCAGTATGAAGTTTGAGGAGGACTATGGTCACTTAGAGTCTCGGATTTACGAAATAGTGAACGAGCTTAAGGTTACAAAAAACTGGATTACTGGAAATAATGCTGAAAAGGATAAGCTGAAGAAGGAAGTTGCTAGTTTACTCCAACAACTTAAAGATGAGAAGGAACATGAGTTGCTATTGACAGAAAAGATTGGGGAGCTGGAGATGGAATTACAAAAGGATGAGCACGAAAGGAAAAGCTTAACTGAAACCATGAAACAACGGGAACAGAAGATGGGAGAACTGGAGAAAATGATTGAAGAGAGGGATGAGAAGATGGGAGAACTGCAAAGAAAGATGAACGAGAAAGACAATGGGATATTGAGCCTGGGAGAGGAGAAAAGAGAAGCCATAAGACAGTtgtgtatttggattgatcATCAGAACAACCGCTATGATGACCTTAAAGACATGGTCTTGAAAGCAGGAGGTCGAAGAAGGCAGATAGCTATTTAA
- the LOC105179115 gene encoding short-chain dehydrogenase TIC 32, chloroplastic-like: MLETVKYLIGFAGASGFSSKSTAEQVTDRCPHLRSITAVITGATSGIGAETARVLAKRGARLVLPARNLKAAEDTKARITSEFPEAEIIVMSLDLSSLHSVRTFVANFHSLNLPLNLLINNAGRFSHDHAVSEDGIEMTFATNYLGHFLLTKLLLAKMIETAEASGVQGRIVNVASHLHGWFSGDVIPYLALISMDKSEYDGTRAYALSKLANVLHTKELARRLEEMGANVTVNCVHPGIVRTRLTRDREGLITDMVFFLASKLLKTIPQGAATTCYVATDTRLANISGRYYLDCNEASTSKMGSSLSEAARLWAASEFMLSADPNTLFNYYSDILSRTTHDHS; this comes from the exons ATGCTGGAAACAGTGAAGTATCTGATAGGCTTCGCCGGAGCGAGTGGCTTCAGCTCCAAGTCCACCGCCGAGCAAGTCACCGATCGCTGCCCGCATCTCCGCTCCATCACCGCCGTCATCACAG GTGCGACGTCTGGGATAGGGGCGGAGACGGCGAGGGTGCTGGCCAAGCGCGGGGCGCGGCTGGTGCTGCCGGCCAGAAATCTAAAGGCCGCTGAGGACACTAAGGCTCGTATAACTTCGGAGTTTCCGGAGGCAGAAATCATCGTCATGAGTCTTGATCTTAGCTCTCTCCACTCTGTTCGAACATTTGTTGCCAACTTTCACTCTCTCAATTTGCCTCTCAACCTCCTCAT AAACAATGCAGGGAGATTTTCACACGATCATGCCGTTTCTGAGGATGGAATTGAGATGACATTTGCTACTAATTACTTAG gTCACTTTTTGCTAACAAAGCTATTGTTAGCGAAAATGATTGAGACGGCGGAGGCAAGCGGCGTGCAAGGAAGAATAGTGAACGTGGCTTCACATCTTCATGGTTGGTTTTCCGGCGATGTCATCCCTTATCTTGCCTTAATATCAATGGATAAGAG TGAATACGATGGGACACGTGCATATGCCCTCTCAAAGCTGGCCAACGTTTTGCACACCAAGGAACTTGCCCGGAGACTTGAG GAAATGGGGGCAAATGTAACAGTAAATTGTGTTCATCCTGGTATTGTGAGAACCAGACTTACTAGAGATCGTGAGGGCCTTATTACTg ATATGGTATTCTTTTTGGCTTCGAAACTCTTGAAGACTATTCCTCAG GGGGCTGCAACAACCTGCTATGTGGCAACAGACACAAGGCTGGCGAACATAAGTGGAAGGTACTATTTAGATTGTAATGAAGCTTCGACGTCGAAAATGGGCTCCAGTTTGTCGGAAGCTGCAAGGCTATGGGCTGCTTCTGAATTCATGCTCTCCGCAGACCCTAACACACTCTTTAACTATTACTCAGATATCCTAAGTAGGACCACTCATGATCATAGCTAG